Below is a genomic region from Campylobacterota bacterium.
TTATATTGCAGGGAGAATTTTAACCATGCCAGTTCCCAAACGGAAAGTATCGAGATCACGTAGAGATAAGCGTTCTGCTAACAAAGGGTTAAGCTACAACGCTGCAAGTGTATGTCAAACATGCCAGTCACCAGTTAATCCGCACCAAATTTGCTATGGCTGTGGTTACTACAAAGGACGTAAGGTGTTGCGTACCAAGACCGATCGCATGTATGAGCGAGGTCAAGCACGTCAAGCACAGCGAGATCAGGGGCAGGCTGCAGGCCTAGCAGCTGAGTCTGTTCAAGAGCCAACGTCATCATCATCTGAAGAATAATGCACATAACTGATCCGCGTTAGGTGATATGATAGCGCTTGATGTTATGGGCGGTGATTTTGCACCGGATCCAGTTATTGCTGGCGCATTGCGAGCCGCAAAGCAGTCGGTGCCGCTTGTTTTAAGTGGCCCAGCTGAGCTCATTAAGCAAAAATGCAGTGCGCTTGATCCAGGTTGGCAGCAGTACAACATACAAATCATTGATGCAGATCAAGTTATTGAAATGGATGAAGAGCCTGTCTTCGCGGTTAAAAAAAAGCAAAATGCTTCGCTTGTTAAAGCGGTAGGCGCTGTTCATTCCAAAGTAGCGCAGGCAGTTGTTTCAGCCGGTAATTCAGGTGCGCTCATGGTCGCGGCGACGTTGTTGCTTGGTAGACAGGAAGGGATTGCCCGTCCTGCGATTGGTGGATTTTTGCCAACGCAAAAAGGAGAGGTATTTGTCCTTGACTTAGGCGCCAACGTTGTATGCAGGCCGGATTATTTTTTACAATTTGCTCATGTAGGACAAAAGTTTTTGCGAGCGAACGTCGCAATAGATGCTCCTAAAATCGGGCTCCTTTCTAATGGGCACGAATCTTCAAAGGGGACACCGGTTCTCAAACAAGCATATCAAGATTTGCAAGCGGCGTATGGACAGTCATTTATAGGTTATATAGAGCCGGGCGATGTACTTGCGCATAAGGTCGACATGGTGTTGTGTGATGGCTTTGTAGGTAACGTATTGCTTAAGACGGTAGAGGCAATGGGTGCTGTGTACACAGGATTTGTGCATGAGTCGATTGCGGGAGAACAGGATCAACAAGCAAAACATACGCTTATCAATTGGCAAGCACGATTTGACAAAGAGCTTGATGCAAGGTTAGCATTTAAGCGATGTGGAGGTGCGCTGTTACTAGGGGTACAAGGAAACGTTATAGTGTGCCATGGCAATGCAGATGCACAGGCGATTGAACGAGCGTTGCTGTTTGCACAAGGTATAGTAAACAAGGCTAGTTAAGATAAACAATTCTTAGGAGAGGCTATGGATTTTTCACATTTTCACATTGTTGAATGGTTTGAGCGTGCGCTTGATGCTTTAATTGCGCAGTGGAAAAAAGTTTTATTAGCTGCGGCAGTTGTGGCAGTTGTGGTAGCAGGATATTTTGGCTATCAATGGTATTTTGCACGTATGCAGCAAAAAGCTCACTATGATTTGATGCAGGTCGTTAAGGTTTTTGAGGGTAGAATTTCACGTAAAAAAAGTGCGGATGATAATTCCGATATACCAGTGTTTGCCTCTTCTGATGAAAAATGGCAAGAAGTAGAGCGTGTGTGTGATCGTGCGTTCGAGCAAAATAAAGGCTCCGGACTTGCAGGCATTTTTTTAACCTACAAGGCTGACGCGTTGCAACGACTTGATAAGCCAGAAAAAGCAATTGAAGCTCTCAGTCAAGCAATAGAGCTTATTAAAAGCCAGGAACTTAAAGATTTTTACAGCATTAAAAATGCACTAGTAAAAATTGATAGTGGCAATGAGCGCTTCAAGCAAGAGGGTGTGCAAACACTTGTACAAGCAGCACAAACACCACATCACTATGCTCATGAGCAAGCGCTGTATCATGTAGGGTACTATTTCTGGACGGAAAAAGATTTTGCTCAAGCAAAAAATTACTGGCAAGAGTTGTTAGTAAAATATAGCGGAAAAGATTCACCGCTACAGTCTGGTTATGCAGACTTGGTCAAACCAAAACTTAAACTTATCAGCGCAGACTTTTAGCATTACAGGGAAGAGCTGATGAGTACCAAAATGAGCGCGGTACGTGTACGTTTCGCGCCATCTCCAACAGGTTTTTTGCATATTGGCGGGCTTCGTACCGCCATTTTTAATTGGCTTTATGCTCGCCACCATGGCGGGCAATTTTTGCTTCGCATTGAAGACACCGACCTCGAGCGCAGCAAAGATGAGTTTAAAGATGCTCAGCTTGCGGCCCTTGAGTGGATGGGGTTTTCATCAGATGAACCATTAGTGTATCAACGAGCGCGTCAGCGTGACCATCTCCAGGCAGTGCGTGCATTGCTTGCAAGTGGTAGAGCGTATCCATGTTTTTGTCAGCCCGAAAAAGCAGATGAAGTGGTGAGTCGCCTTGAACACGGAGTTGGGAAAAAATATGACCGCACCTGTCGAGGTAAGCCGTTTTCAGATGATGATCTGCAAAAACCGCATGCTATTCGTTTTGCTTTGCCAGAAGATGCTACAACGGTAACGTTTACTGACAAGGTATTGGGGGATATTACAACGGAGTTTGACCAGTTGGATGATTTTGTCATTGTTCGTCGCGATGGCTCTCCGGTGTACAATTTGTGTGTGGTGCTTGATGACGTGTTCATGCGCATTACACACGTTATCAGAGGGCAGGACCATGTTTCTAATACACCCAAACAAGTGTTGTTGTATCAGGCACTTGGTTTTCAGGTGCCTCAATTTGCTCACATCCCGCTTATTCTAGGAGCTGATGGGAGCAAGCTGAGCAAGCGGCACGCGGCTGTTTCAGTCGACCACTACCGTGAAAAAGGATACTTGCCAGACGCGTTGTGCAACTATCTTGTGCGTCTTGGCTGGGCGCATGGTGACCGTGAAGTTTTCTCTCGCGAGGAGTTGATACAGCTTTTCTCACTTGAGCATGTTGGTAAAAGTGGGGCCGTTTTTGACGGGGCAAAGCTTGATTGGCTCAATGGTTTGTACATGCGCGAGCTAAGCGCTGCGCAGCTGATTAAGTGCATTGCTGTGCTTAATCCAGAATATCATCAAGCTTTGCAACAGGCATGGCCGAAAAATCTTGATCAGCTTATTGACTTGTACAAAGCACGAGCAACAACGCTGTGTGATTTGTACAAGCAGGTATATTTGTTCTCACAAGATCCACAATCGCTTGATACGGGTTTAGCAGGAAAATGGCTAACTCCAAACACACAAAAATTACTTGGTGATTTTGTAAAAGATCTTGCAACTGTTCCAGTTGGGGACCTGGAGGCAATTAAAACATTAGCTGCGCGCCTCTGCCAGCAGCATGATGTAAAACTTGTTGCGTTGGCACAGCCTCTTCGTTTAGCGTTAACAGGAGGGACTGCAAGTCCTGGGGTTTTTGAGATGATTGCATTGTTAGGTTTTGATCGAGCCCAGGTGCGCATTCAAAAATTAGTACAAAAGCTTACACAGTAAATGCGTGCAGGGGGGTGTCGGCACGTCTGCTCGGAGGAATATTATGAAAGTTGGTATGATTTTTCCTGGCCAGGGGTCTCAGTTTCTTGGCATGGGTAAAGAAATTTATGATCAAGAACGCTTGGTACAAGAATTTTTTGAAGAAGCATCTATGTGCTTGGATCAAAATTTTGTACGTCTTTGTTTTGCCTCATCAGATAAAGAACTTCGTGAAACGGTCAATGCTCAAACATCAATTTTTTTGGTGAGTGCATCGTTGTATGCATTGCTTAACAAAAAGTATAACATAACGCCAGACGTTGTTGCTGGTCACAGTTCTGGTGAATATGCAGCAATTTTTGCTGCTGGTGGTATTAGTTTTCCGGATGGGTTGTACCTGCTCAAAAAACGGTCACTGTTTATGGATGAGGCAACACGCAAATTTCCGGGCAGCATGGCTGCGGTGCTCGGGCTTTCTTTTGACAAGTTGCAGCGCTTGTGTGAGCAGTATGACCAACCAAATTCAATTGAGCATGTGCTTGAAATCGTCAACTATAATACGGCCGATCAGCTTGTTATTTCTGGCACAAGTCCAGAAATTGAAATGGTTACACATGACATCAAGGCGGAGCGGGGCAAGGTGATACCCCTCAACGTTGCCGGAGCGTTTCATTCACGACTGATGAAAGAGGCTGAAGCACATTTTGGTATGTACATGGTTAAAGTTGATTTTAAGGATTTGGCTGTTCCATTGGTTAACAATGTGCAAGCACGTATTGTCAAAAATAACGAAGAAATCAAACAGTCGTTGGTGCAGCAAATGAGCGGGCATGTGCAGTGGTGGCCATCGATGCATCATTTTCAAAAATGTGATTTGATCATTGAGGTTGGCCCTAACGTAAAGTTGTCAAAAATGTTGAAGCGTGTATGGCCAGAAAAAGAAATTGTTTCATTTAATACAATGGACGATCTGAAAAAGATTTTACGCTACTTTGGCAAAGAGATAATTCATGAAGACAATCAAGAGTAGCGAACCTAAAAATATTATCGTCACGGGTGGGCTGCGTGGTATTGGCTATGCCATTGCGTGTGGGCTGACGCAGCGTGGCGATCGCGTCTTTATTTTTGACTGTGCACCGTCTGATGATCAGCATGTTAGTCAGCTTGCCGGCTTGGGTATTGAGTATGTGCAAGTTGATGTTGCTGACGCAGTTTCGGTAAAGGCAGGCTTTGAACATGTCTGCGTCCAGCTGGCAGATCAAACACTTGATGGGGTGGTTAACAATGCTGGTATCACCCGAGATAATTTGGCAGTGCGTATGAGTGAGGCAGACTGGGACCGTGTGTGTGCGGTCAACCTCAAAGGAACATTTTTATGTTCTCAGCAAGCGCTTGCACGTATGGTTCGTCAAAAAAAATCATACATTATCAACATTGCCTCCATTGTTGGCATCAAAGGAAATGCTGGTCAGGCTAACTATGTTGCCAGCAAGGCAGGTGTTATTGGCTTGACTAAGTCACTTGCACAAGAGTATGCCAAACGTAATGTTCTTGTTAATGCCATTGCTCCCGGATTTATTACAACGCCGATGACTGATGTGCTTTCTGATCAAGTTCGTGAAAACATTTTAAACTACATTCCACTCAAACGTTTTGGCAGTCCAGAAGATGTAGCCAACCTTGTGCTTTTCTTGACGTCTGGTCGTGCTGACTATATCACTGGCCAGGTGGTTGAAGTTGCTGGTGGAATGTAATGTCTCTTCCAGAGGTGCTACTTTTTTTATCATGGGCAAAAACTACCGGCGTCATCCTCTGACCTGTCCTCTTGCTTGACAAGGGGATTGACCAGAGGATCTAGATCTCCGACCCCCACTTTCGTGAGGGCTGCCGGGGATGACCCTTGCTAAGAGACTAAAGCTATTTATTAAAGAAAGTCACTTCTTTGGTAGCGCCTCAATTGAATATTCATGACCTGTGTAATCAAAAAACTTGATTAGATCATTGTTTGATATGGTCACCGTCATATCATTTCTGAGTGGGTGATAGTTTACCTGTTCATGCTGCATCATCTCTTCATCCAAAATAACACGGACCATTTTTTGGGTATCGTTGATCACTGCAAACGGGCAAACTGAGCCGGGTTTGATGCCTAGATAGTGCATGAGATAGTCGTCGTTAGCAAACGATAAGTGCCCAAGTTCGTACTGCTTTTGAAATTGTTTGAGGTCAAGGCGTGTGCTGTCGAGCATAACAACCAAAAAAAATTGATCTTTTTTATTTTTTAAAAAAAGATTTTTGCAGTGAGCACCTGGTAGTTTTGCTTTTAAAAATGATGCCTCGTCGGCGGTAAAGACTGGCTCATGTGTTGTGTTGGTGTAGGGGATGTCAAGTTGTTCAAAAAGCGCGAATAATTCTTGCTCTGCGTTGTCGTGGAGTGTGTGCTGCATGATTTGGTTCCTGGTTAGATGGTTACTATTTTTAGCGTTTAAGATATCAAGAATATGGTGGGAGCGCTAGGTTTGCATGGATCCCGGCTCGTATCCCCTTGTCAAGCACGAGGACAGGCTTGGGATGACGACAAGGGGTTGTAATGCTGTACAACAAACGGTGTCTTCCTGCACCATGTGCTCTGCTGACGTCATCCTGAATTTATTTCATTGTTAACTCAAATCCAACAAAAAAGGTGTCATCCTCGAGTCCCATCGAGGATCTCGTTTAAAGTGCTTTTTATTGATCAGTAGCAACGATTAGTAATGAAAATAAGATTCCCGATCGGTGTCGGGAATGACGCCTATTCAATCGCATATGATTTGACAAGTAGCACCTTGATCAGAGTATCGTTTCAGCATCTAGCTAAGTAAGAGAGAAAAGATCCTGAAATAAATTCAGGATGACGTGAGGTATAGCCCATGCCAACACTCCCCCTTGTCCGATACCGATCAGGGCATCCTGAACTTATTTTCCTCCTAACTAAATTTCTTAATATACGATTTTTTCCTACAAAGCCTGCAATAACTGTAGCCTTGTACATGCTGTTATGTGCACAAAAGTGGTAAAAAATTATGAATGCGGTATGCTTATATGGCCTTAAGGCACGAAAAAAGTAAGGATGTATTGCACCCTCAATTGTTAGGAGATTTTACCATGGCTTTCTCACAAGAAGATACGCTTCAAAAAATAAGCGCAATTATCGCAGAAAAATTAACTATTCCAGCACAAAATATCACCTCAGAGTCTACCTTTAAAGATCTTGGTGCAGACTCACTCGATATCGTTGAAATCATCATGGGATTTGAAGAAACTTTTGGCATCGAAATTAAAGATGAAGATGCGGAAAAAATTAAAACAGTTGGTGAGGCGGTAACGCTTATCCACGCTGCACGAACCAAATAATACGGCTTGCTATGACCAAGCAGCATGAGGTTGTTGTAACAGGCATTGGGTTAGTAACCCCGCTGGGCAATGACACACAAACAACGTGGCGCAATGCCATTGCTGGCAAATCCGGCATTGTTGCGCTTCAGTCAGACGAATATGCTCAGCAACCACATGCAATGGCAGGGTTGGTGCGTGGTGAGCAAGAAGCGCTTGATCATCTTGTTAATGCAAAAGATCAAGCACGCAGTCATCGATTTATGCATCTTGGGTTGCTTGCGGCCCATCAAGCACTTACTGATGCCGCACTGTTGGATGCAGACCAAGCAGTACGTGACCACATTGGTGTGTACATGGGCGTCAGCGTTGGTGCGCTTGACGTCATTTGCCAGTCGGCACTACAGGCAGACAAAGACGGTCACCACCGCCGCGTTTCGCCCTTTGCGCTGCCCAAAGCAATTACCAACATGGCACCAGCCTGGGTGAGTATGCAATGGGGTTTGAAGGGGCCGGTGCTTGCGTTTGCAAATGCCTGTAGCTCAAGTTCAGATGCACTCGGTTTTGCATTTCGCGCTGTGCGTGACGGATACGCTCCCTACATGCTTGCTGGTGGCAGTGAGAGTTGCATTACACCGCTTACGCTTGCAGGGTTTTACAACATGCGTGCGCTTTCTCGTTGGCCGGGCGCTCCTGAGCAGGCCAGTCGTCCGTTTGATCAAAAACGTTGTGGATTTGTTATTGCAGAAGGTGCTGCTATGCTTATGCTTGAGCGTGCAGAGTCTGCCTATGCACGCGGTGCAACTATTTACGGTACTATCAAAGGGTATGGTGCAACCAGTGATGCATTTCACATGACGGCAATGCAGCCAGATGGGCTTGGTGCGCAACGCGCCGTTTTGCAGGCGCTTGATCAAGCTGGACTGCAACCAACAGACATTGGTTATGTCAATGCGCACGGCACCTCAACGCCGATGAATGATGCAACTGAGTCAAAAATGTTTAAACGGGTGTTTGGCACTTATGCTGACCCTGAGCAGAAAAATCACGTTCGTGTAAGTAGTACAAAATCAATGACCGGGCATATGCTTGGTGCAGCTGGTGCTGCTGAGGCTGCATTTTGTTTGCTTGCACTTCATAATGGCGTATTGCCGCCGACTATTAATTTAGACACGCCTGATTCGGCTTGCGAGCTGGACTATATTGCAAATGCTGCCTGCACGCTTTCTGTTGAACATGCGCTTTCTACCTCCTTTGGTTTTGGTGGTGGTAATGCTGCGCTTGTGTTTGGTAGGGGCAACTAAATTATAACGGAGATTCTGAAGCGATATTTTGATTGCGTTAGAGAGATCCTGAAACGATACTCTGATCAAGTCAGAGCACATGGTTCAGCATGGCGTCGAGAAGAGTGCGTGATTCAGGATGACGTCGGTCGGGGAGTGTGTAGTTAAGGATGACGTCAGGAGTGCAACTTTTCCGTCGGGAACGACAAATTTTTTGTATGCCAATTCTCCAAGCAAGGTGTTCTTAAAAAAAGAAATGTTACTCTGAAATAGAGAGACGTTGCCTTAAACTCGGTAGAAGCATTCTGCATTTGGTAGATGCACCCTGAGTCGAGAAGACGTCACCCTGGGGGTGAGAGGTGTCACTCTCAGTTGAGGGGGGCATTCTGAGTCGAGAGAACAACGTACCTTGAACTCGGTAGACGTCACCCTGAATTTATTTCAGGGTCTTCTTGATAAAGATTGTTAGTCGAGGATCATCTGACTATGGCTTTTTATGTTTATATTATGGCAAACAAACCACGTGGGACTTTGTACATAGGAGTTACCAATAATTTATCACGTAGAGTTTGGCAGCATAAGCAAAAGACCCTAGATGGTTTTTCAAAGAAATATAATCTGACACGTCTTGTCTGGGCTGAAAAAATTGAATATGGCCAGCAGGCTATCGCTCGTGAAAAGCAATTAAAACGTTGGCATCGTGAGTGGAAAGTTAATTTGATTGAGTCTTTAAACCCAGAGTGGGATGATTTGTACTCCACGTTAGTGTAGATCCTGAAACGATACTCTGATGAAAATAGAGATCCTGAAACGAGTTCAGGATGACGTCTTTTCGTTCAGGATGACGTCATGTAAGGATAGGTGAATGTTGCGTTCTTCTGTGTGGAGGAGATTTTTACTCTGAATCTGGTGGTAGATGCACCCTGAGTCGAGAAGACGTCACCCTGGGGTGAGAAGGTGTCACTCTCAGTTGAGGGGGGCGCTCTGAGTCGAGAGAACAACGTACCTTGAACTCGGTAGACGTCACCCTGAACTTGTTTCAGGGTCTTCTTGATAAAGATTGTTGGTCGAGGATCATCTGACTATGGCTTTTTATGTTTATATTATGGCAAACAAACCACGTGGGACTTTGTATATTGGTGTTACAAGTAACCTTGCTCAAAGAGTTTTGCAGCACAAACAAAAAAAGGTGTCTGGCTTTACGCAAAAATATAATCTTTCTCAGCTTGTGTGGGTGAAAGTTAGTCTTTCTATGCAAGAGGCAATTACGCTTGAGAAACGCTTGAAGAAGTGGAACCGAAGCTGGAAAATGGAGCTCGTAGAATCAACGAATCCCAACTGGCAAGATCTATCTCATGTGTTATTTAACATTGATTAAAATCTAGATCCCCGATGGGACTCGGGGATGACCCCTTTTTTATTGGATTTAACTTTACAGCAACACTCTGGACAGTTGTAAAACAAGTTCAGGATGACGTCAGGGCACATGGTTCAGCATGGCGTCGAGAAGAGTGCGTGATTCAGGATGACGTCGGTCGGGGAGTGTGTGGTTCAGGATGACGTCGGTCGGGGAGTGTGTGGTTCAGGATGACGTCGAGGGGCGCAACTTTTCCGTCGGGAACGACAAATTTTTTGTATGCCAATTCTCCAAGCAAGGTTGTTCTTAAAAAAAGAAATGTTACTTTGAAATAGAGAGACGTTGCCTTAAACTCGGTAGAAGCATTCTGCATTTGGTAGATGTACCCTGAGTCGAGAAGACGTCACCCTGGGGGTGAGAAGGTGTCACTCTCAGTTGAGGGGGGCATTCTGAGTCGAGAGAACGTACTCTGAACGAAAAGACGTCACCCTGAATTTATTTCACTACCGTTCAAAGTGTTATTTTATTCTTATAATACTATATTTTTTAGTAAACATTTTTTTCTGGGGGGTCATCCCCGAGGCCCATCGGGGATCTCGCTTGAAACACTTTTTATTGATCAGGCCAACGATTAGTAATGAAAACAAGATTCCCGATCAGCTCCCGTGTCAAGCACGAGCACATGGTTCAGGATGACGACACGCAAGTGCATGATCCCCAAAAAAAATCCCCACAAACAATTTAAGCCTCCCTGACCAGGAAGGTCAAGAAGGCTTAAAAGGGATTGGGTTGTGTGTCTTAGATGAAAGTTATTTTGTTAATGCAGCTCTGACAGCATTAACAACACTTGAAGCATTGTTTGTTACTGTAGGAACGATGTTCTTAACAGCTTCGAGTGCAGCACCACTGCGAGCAGCAGCTTGAGCGGTAAGGTTGCTCATAGCAACAGGAGCAGCGGCACGTGCAGCAGCAAGAGCAGCTATAACACCTGCAGTTGTTGGCATGCTAACGGTACCAAGTGCAACTGCGGTTGCAGCAGCTTCTGTTGCAAAACCTAGAGCACCAATACCAGTCAACGTACCAGCAAGCTTAGCAGCTTTAGTAGCGTTTTCTTGAAACTTTTCAAGCATTGTTGGTTCTACTACTGGAGCAATTGGAGCTTTAACAACAAGACCTTTAACAGCTTGTGCAAAGCCTTTAATGCTATCAAGGTTTGCGTAACCAAGACCAGCAGCAGCTATAACAGCAGCAGCAATTGCTTTTTTCTTGTGAGTTTTAACTTTGTTAGCTGTCCAGTTATAACCAGCTTTAACTTTACCAGTTGTCCATTGACCAGCTTGAGCAAGTTTGTCTTTTTTCCAGTAACCAAGACCAGCAGCCACAAGAGCAGCTGAAGCGATACCAGCATTTTTAGCTGTTACATATTCAAGACCAGCTTTACCAAAGTCAACACATGCTTGCTTGCTTGGCACAAAACCAGCAACTTTGCCCAGAGCGTTGGTAGCATTTTCTTTAGTTGCA
It encodes:
- a CDS encoding prolyl-tRNA synthetase associated domain-containing protein; protein product: MQHTLHDNAEQELFALFEQLDIPYTNTTHEPVFTADEASFLKAKLPGAHCKNLFLKNKKDQFFLVVMLDSTRLDLKQFQKQYELGHLSFANDDYLMHYLGIKPGSVCPFAVINDTQKMVRVILDEEMMQHEQVNYHPLRNDMTVTISNNDLIKFFDYTGHEYSIEALPKK
- the acpP gene encoding acyl carrier protein — translated: MAFSQEDTLQKISAIIAEKLTIPAQNITSESTFKDLGADSLDIVEIIMGFEETFGIEIKDEDAEKIKTVGEAVTLIHAARTK
- a CDS encoding GIY-YIG nuclease family protein, translating into MAFYVYIMANKPRGTLYIGVTNNLSRRVWQHKQKTLDGFSKKYNLTRLVWAEKIEYGQQAIAREKQLKRWHREWKVNLIESLNPEWDDLYSTLV
- the fabG gene encoding 3-oxoacyl-ACP reductase FabG is translated as MKTIKSSEPKNIIVTGGLRGIGYAIACGLTQRGDRVFIFDCAPSDDQHVSQLAGLGIEYVQVDVADAVSVKAGFEHVCVQLADQTLDGVVNNAGITRDNLAVRMSEADWDRVCAVNLKGTFLCSQQALARMVRQKKSYIINIASIVGIKGNAGQANYVASKAGVIGLTKSLAQEYAKRNVLVNAIAPGFITTPMTDVLSDQVRENILNYIPLKRFGSPEDVANLVLFLTSGRADYITGQVVEVAGGM
- the plsX gene encoding phosphate acyltransferase PlsX, coding for MIALDVMGGDFAPDPVIAGALRAAKQSVPLVLSGPAELIKQKCSALDPGWQQYNIQIIDADQVIEMDEEPVFAVKKKQNASLVKAVGAVHSKVAQAVVSAGNSGALMVAATLLLGRQEGIARPAIGGFLPTQKGEVFVLDLGANVVCRPDYFLQFAHVGQKFLRANVAIDAPKIGLLSNGHESSKGTPVLKQAYQDLQAAYGQSFIGYIEPGDVLAHKVDMVLCDGFVGNVLLKTVEAMGAVYTGFVHESIAGEQDQQAKHTLINWQARFDKELDARLAFKRCGGALLLGVQGNVIVCHGNADAQAIERALLFAQGIVNKAS
- a CDS encoding GIY-YIG nuclease family protein; translated protein: MAFYVYIMANKPRGTLYIGVTSNLAQRVLQHKQKKVSGFTQKYNLSQLVWVKVSLSMQEAITLEKRLKKWNRSWKMELVESTNPNWQDLSHVLFNID
- the rpmF gene encoding 50S ribosomal protein L32, whose translation is MPVPKRKVSRSRRDKRSANKGLSYNAASVCQTCQSPVNPHQICYGCGYYKGRKVLRTKTDRMYERGQARQAQRDQGQAAGLAAESVQEPTSSSSEE
- a CDS encoding glutamate--tRNA ligase — translated: MSTKMSAVRVRFAPSPTGFLHIGGLRTAIFNWLYARHHGGQFLLRIEDTDLERSKDEFKDAQLAALEWMGFSSDEPLVYQRARQRDHLQAVRALLASGRAYPCFCQPEKADEVVSRLEHGVGKKYDRTCRGKPFSDDDLQKPHAIRFALPEDATTVTFTDKVLGDITTEFDQLDDFVIVRRDGSPVYNLCVVLDDVFMRITHVIRGQDHVSNTPKQVLLYQALGFQVPQFAHIPLILGADGSKLSKRHAAVSVDHYREKGYLPDALCNYLVRLGWAHGDREVFSREELIQLFSLEHVGKSGAVFDGAKLDWLNGLYMRELSAAQLIKCIAVLNPEYHQALQQAWPKNLDQLIDLYKARATTLCDLYKQVYLFSQDPQSLDTGLAGKWLTPNTQKLLGDFVKDLATVPVGDLEAIKTLAARLCQQHDVKLVALAQPLRLALTGGTASPGVFEMIALLGFDRAQVRIQKLVQKLTQ
- a CDS encoding beta-ketoacyl-[acyl-carrier-protein] synthase family protein, which produces MTKQHEVVVTGIGLVTPLGNDTQTTWRNAIAGKSGIVALQSDEYAQQPHAMAGLVRGEQEALDHLVNAKDQARSHRFMHLGLLAAHQALTDAALLDADQAVRDHIGVYMGVSVGALDVICQSALQADKDGHHRRVSPFALPKAITNMAPAWVSMQWGLKGPVLAFANACSSSSDALGFAFRAVRDGYAPYMLAGGSESCITPLTLAGFYNMRALSRWPGAPEQASRPFDQKRCGFVIAEGAAMLMLERAESAYARGATIYGTIKGYGATSDAFHMTAMQPDGLGAQRAVLQALDQAGLQPTDIGYVNAHGTSTPMNDATESKMFKRVFGTYADPEQKNHVRVSSTKSMTGHMLGAAGAAEAAFCLLALHNGVLPPTINLDTPDSACELDYIANAACTLSVEHALSTSFGFGGGNAALVFGRGN
- the fabD gene encoding ACP S-malonyltransferase, which codes for MKVGMIFPGQGSQFLGMGKEIYDQERLVQEFFEEASMCLDQNFVRLCFASSDKELRETVNAQTSIFLVSASLYALLNKKYNITPDVVAGHSSGEYAAIFAAGGISFPDGLYLLKKRSLFMDEATRKFPGSMAAVLGLSFDKLQRLCEQYDQPNSIEHVLEIVNYNTADQLVISGTSPEIEMVTHDIKAERGKVIPLNVAGAFHSRLMKEAEAHFGMYMVKVDFKDLAVPLVNNVQARIVKNNEEIKQSLVQQMSGHVQWWPSMHHFQKCDLIIEVGPNVKLSKMLKRVWPEKEIVSFNTMDDLKKILRYFGKEIIHEDNQE